The following are encoded together in the Bradyrhizobium sp. CCGUVB1N3 genome:
- a CDS encoding methyl-accepting chemotaxis protein — protein sequence MSVKSKETSKQTSKETTKVKRAILPTLRFRAKIILGFAAVLVILAASMAFAYLGFERVAGAVTSYRTSVSEADLARGVDRDMISYQALARVYTLTGAADDETAAKAAEESLKSAIAKSMAATTAPARREQIGKLQQEFQAFAKVFADIVTLTRENNRIAGEELNVVGNKIRFKFDDLADTAALAGLPSVQTTAKDITSQYLAVSTSVGAFVAKPETKAADGITARIKFLETLLVSIYASDQKITDRVTEISNLLKQYRASFAKLSDAVKAVAKLNGEMTKLAAAILKLSNELRSDLTVDQQRIEASANATIGETERLILMLALGGLAIGAALALTLGNGISRPMIAMCKAMRELASGNFEVVLPGLGRKDEIGEMAGAVEEFKMQAVAKAERDAAASEAQNKETAAERRNELIRFADDFETAVGAIVSNVSASAVQLESAASTLTRTAETTQSLSSQVAGVSEQASSNMQSVATATEELSASVEEIGRQVRDSSRIAEAAVVQAKETDGRIGKLSHAAQQIGEVVKLITAIAEQTNLLALNATIEAARAGEAGRGFAVVASEVKSLASQTAKATDEISSHITGMQGATAESVAAIKEIGATIGQISTIATSIASAVEEQGAATQEIARSVQNVAQGTQTAATDIGQVNRGAAETGSASEEVLNSAKTLSSESTRLRAELDRFMANIRAA from the coding sequence ATGTCCGTCAAGTCCAAGGAAACTTCCAAGCAAACTTCGAAGGAAACGACGAAAGTAAAGCGCGCGATCCTTCCGACGTTGCGCTTCCGCGCGAAGATCATCCTCGGCTTTGCCGCCGTGCTGGTCATCCTGGCCGCCAGCATGGCCTTTGCCTATCTCGGCTTCGAGCGGGTCGCAGGCGCCGTGACGTCCTACCGGACCAGCGTGTCGGAAGCGGACCTCGCCCGGGGTGTCGATCGTGACATGATCTCCTACCAGGCGCTGGCGCGGGTCTACACGCTGACCGGCGCGGCCGATGATGAGACCGCGGCCAAGGCCGCCGAGGAGAGCCTCAAGTCGGCGATCGCGAAATCAATGGCCGCCACCACGGCGCCGGCGCGGCGCGAGCAAATCGGCAAGCTCCAACAGGAATTCCAGGCCTTCGCAAAAGTCTTCGCGGACATCGTCACGCTGACGCGCGAGAACAACAGGATTGCCGGCGAGGAGCTCAATGTCGTCGGGAACAAGATCCGCTTCAAGTTCGACGACCTCGCCGACACTGCGGCGCTGGCGGGGCTGCCGTCGGTGCAGACCACGGCCAAGGATATCACCTCGCAATATCTCGCCGTCTCCACCTCGGTCGGCGCCTTCGTCGCGAAACCCGAGACCAAGGCCGCCGACGGCATCACCGCGCGCATCAAGTTCCTGGAGACCCTTCTGGTCTCGATCTATGCCAGCGACCAGAAGATCACCGATCGCGTCACCGAGATCAGCAATCTCCTGAAGCAATACCGCGCCTCCTTCGCAAAATTGTCCGACGCCGTGAAGGCGGTTGCCAAGCTGAACGGCGAGATGACCAAGTTGGCCGCCGCCATCCTGAAACTCTCGAATGAACTGAGGTCGGACCTGACGGTTGACCAGCAGCGCATCGAGGCGAGTGCCAATGCAACGATCGGTGAGACCGAGCGGCTCATCCTGATGCTGGCGCTGGGCGGCCTTGCGATCGGCGCCGCGCTCGCGCTGACGCTCGGCAATGGCATCTCGCGGCCGATGATTGCGATGTGCAAGGCGATGCGGGAGCTTGCCTCGGGCAATTTCGAGGTCGTGCTGCCCGGTCTCGGCCGCAAGGACGAGATCGGCGAGATGGCCGGCGCGGTCGAAGAGTTCAAGATGCAGGCGGTGGCGAAAGCCGAGCGCGATGCGGCGGCCAGCGAAGCCCAGAACAAGGAGACGGCCGCGGAACGCCGCAATGAGCTGATCCGCTTTGCCGATGATTTCGAGACCGCGGTCGGCGCCATCGTCTCGAACGTGTCGGCTTCGGCCGTGCAGCTCGAATCGGCTGCCTCCACGCTGACCCGCACCGCCGAGACCACGCAGAGCCTGTCGAGCCAGGTCGCCGGGGTCTCCGAGCAGGCCTCCTCCAACATGCAGTCGGTCGCGACCGCGACCGAAGAGCTTTCGGCCTCGGTCGAAGAGATCGGCCGCCAGGTGCGGGACTCCAGCCGCATCGCGGAGGCCGCCGTCGTGCAGGCCAAGGAGACCGACGGCCGCATCGGAAAACTTTCGCACGCCGCCCAGCAGATCGGCGAGGTCGTCAAGCTGATCACGGCGATCGCCGAGCAGACCAATCTTCTGGCATTGAACGCCACGATCGAAGCGGCCCGCGCCGGCGAAGCCGGCCGCGGCTTTGCGGTGGTCGCCAGCGAAGTGAAGTCGCTGGCGAGCCAGACCGCGAAGGCGACCGACGAGATCTCCTCGCATATTACGGGCATGCAGGGCGCGACCGCGGAGTCGGTTGCGGCGATCAAGGAGATCGGCGCCACCATCGGCCAGATCTCGACCATCGCGACCTCGATTGCGAGCGCGGTGGAAGAGCAGGGCGCCGCCACGCAGGAGATCGCCCGCAGCGTGCAGAACGTCGCGCAAGGCACTCAGACGGCGGCCACCGATATCGGCCAGGTCAATCGCGGCGCCGCCGAGACCGGCTCGGCCTCGGAAGAGGTGCTGAACTCGGCCAAAACGCTCTCCAGCGAAAGCACCCGGCTGCGTGCCGAACTCGATCGCTTCATGGCGAATATCAGGGCGGCGTAA
- a CDS encoding MFS transporter produces MDLQQTPALNFDSAVSAAAHDRVVETSIPSRLDALPWSGFHTRVVLALGITWILDGLEVTLAGALSGALKQSATLHFSNLDLGFANSAYLAGAVLGALGFGWLTDRIGRKKLFFITLAVYLSATAATALSWNIASYALFRFLTGAGIGGEYTAINSTIQELVPARYRGWTDLVINGSFWIGAAMGAVSAIILLDPAVIGPELGWRLAYLIGATIGLVVLFMRMWIPESPRWLMIHGRPDEAHAIVDDIERSVIGHRQSETALTKIRIKMRDHTPLREVVHTLFSVYRQRALVGLVLMSAQAFFYNAIFFTFALVLTDFYGISADGVGWYILPFAAGNFLGPLLLGRLFDTLGRRTMIVLTYGASGILLAISGYLFSIGALSAQGQTIAWMVIFFFASPAASAAYLTVSETFPLEVRALAIAVFYAIGTGIGGVVGPALFGALIDTGSRTSVFAGYLLGSVLMIAAAIVAWRYAVAAERKPLEQIARPLAFME; encoded by the coding sequence ATGGACTTGCAGCAAACCCCAGCGCTGAATTTTGATTCTGCGGTCTCGGCGGCGGCGCATGATCGCGTCGTCGAGACCAGCATCCCCTCGCGCCTCGACGCGCTGCCGTGGAGCGGCTTCCACACCCGCGTCGTGCTGGCGCTCGGCATCACCTGGATTCTCGATGGGCTGGAGGTCACATTGGCCGGCGCGCTCTCCGGCGCCTTGAAGCAAAGCGCGACGCTGCACTTCTCCAATCTGGATCTCGGCTTCGCCAACTCCGCCTATCTTGCCGGCGCGGTGCTGGGCGCGCTCGGCTTCGGCTGGCTGACCGATCGCATCGGGCGCAAGAAATTGTTCTTCATCACGCTGGCCGTCTATCTGTCCGCCACCGCCGCGACCGCGCTGTCGTGGAACATCGCGAGCTACGCGCTGTTTCGTTTCCTCACCGGCGCCGGCATCGGCGGCGAATACACCGCGATCAACTCGACCATCCAGGAGTTGGTGCCGGCGCGCTACCGCGGCTGGACCGATCTCGTCATCAACGGCAGCTTCTGGATCGGCGCCGCCATGGGCGCGGTGAGCGCCATCATCCTGCTCGATCCCGCCGTGATCGGTCCCGAGCTCGGCTGGCGCCTCGCTTATCTCATCGGCGCGACGATCGGTCTGGTCGTGCTGTTCATGCGGATGTGGATTCCGGAGAGCCCGCGCTGGCTGATGATCCACGGTCGCCCCGACGAAGCCCACGCGATCGTCGACGACATCGAGCGGTCCGTGATCGGCCATCGGCAGAGCGAGACCGCCTTGACGAAGATTCGTATCAAAATGCGCGATCACACTCCGCTTCGTGAGGTCGTGCATACGCTGTTCTCGGTCTATCGACAGCGCGCGCTGGTGGGACTGGTGCTGATGAGCGCGCAGGCCTTCTTCTACAACGCGATCTTCTTCACCTTCGCGCTGGTGCTGACCGACTTCTACGGCATCAGCGCCGATGGCGTCGGTTGGTACATCCTGCCGTTCGCCGCCGGCAATTTTCTGGGCCCGCTGCTGCTCGGCCGCCTGTTCGATACGCTCGGCCGCCGCACGATGATCGTGCTGACCTATGGCGCATCAGGCATCTTGCTTGCGATCTCGGGCTATCTGTTCTCGATCGGCGCGCTGAGCGCCCAGGGACAGACGATCGCCTGGATGGTGATCTTCTTCTTTGCTTCGCCTGCCGCGAGCGCCGCCTATCTCACCGTCAGCGAGACCTTTCCGCTGGAGGTGCGTGCGCTCGCGATCGCGGTGTTCTATGCGATCGGCACCGGCATTGGCGGGGTCGTGGGTCCCGCACTGTTCGGTGCGCTGATCGACACCGGCTCCCGCACCAGCGTGTTCGCAGGTTACCTTTTGGGATCGGTGCTGATGATCGCGGCCGCAATCGTGGCGTGGCGCTACGCCGTCGCTGCAGAGCGCAAACCGCTCGAACAAATCGCGCGGCCGCTTGCCTTTATGGAGTAG
- the otsB gene encoding trehalose-phosphatase, with amino-acid sequence MNSEVMDIRTMEDDETPDSVPVPQALVPHLSETAILLDIDGTLLELMPTPREVWVPPGLSETLNRLVERTSGALALVSGRSLNDIDLIFAPDQFPAVGGHGAEMRLDADAEAVASHAPPMDKELKRRLAAIAKLSPGILLEDKGYSLALHYRLAPHAEKAIYAAVSLIRADLPNAPIEVLPGKFVCEIKHSGFTKASGVRELMTHEPFKGRRPLFIGDDVTDETVFAIMPDMNGLAFSVGRRARGVNGHFDSPSDVREFLAHLLDGDPR; translated from the coding sequence ATGAATTCGGAAGTGATGGACATACGAACCATGGAAGATGACGAGACGCCGGACTCGGTGCCGGTGCCGCAGGCCCTGGTGCCGCATCTCAGCGAGACGGCCATACTGCTCGACATCGACGGCACGCTTCTCGAACTGATGCCGACGCCGCGCGAGGTGTGGGTGCCGCCCGGCCTCTCGGAGACACTCAATCGCCTGGTCGAGCGGACCTCCGGTGCGCTCGCACTGGTCAGCGGACGCTCGCTCAACGACATCGATCTGATTTTCGCGCCGGATCAATTTCCGGCCGTCGGCGGCCACGGCGCAGAGATGCGCCTCGATGCCGATGCCGAGGCGGTGGCGAGCCACGCCCCGCCGATGGACAAGGAGTTGAAGCGGCGCCTGGCCGCGATCGCAAAGCTCTCACCCGGCATTCTGCTCGAGGACAAGGGTTACTCGCTTGCGCTGCATTATCGTCTCGCTCCGCATGCGGAGAAGGCGATCTATGCGGCCGTGTCGCTGATCCGTGCCGATCTGCCGAACGCGCCGATCGAGGTGCTGCCCGGCAAGTTCGTCTGCGAGATCAAGCATTCAGGCTTCACCAAAGCGAGCGGCGTGCGCGAGTTGATGACGCACGAGCCGTTCAAAGGTCGCCGTCCGCTGTTCATCGGCGATGACGTCACCGATGAAACAGTGTTCGCGATCATGCCCGACATGAACGGGCTCGCATTCTCGGTGGGACGTCGCGCGCGTGGCGTGAATGGTCACTTCGACTCACCCAGTGATGTGCGCGAGTTCCTCGCGCATCTGCTCGACGGCGATCCAAGGTAA
- a CDS encoding trehalose-6-phosphate synthase — MNLVVVSNRVARGKANEPMTGGLAAALLPVVEHSGAIWVGSSGRVRDGHQKEPFAEIEALGTGALATLDLPAAHYGGYYEGFANSALWPALHSRSDLIRVSHGDYLSYREVNAFMARALLRFRKERTAFWVQDYHFLALGAELRELGLEDPIGFFLHTPWPVPAVIQGVPHHRELIEAMLGYDLIGFQTAEDCRNFLGYVGQELGLTIEDGIVTSKHGRTRCQVFPIGIDAQKFAQYAAKSISHPDVSRLRRSLNGEKLAIGVDRLDYSKGLVNRISAFDRLWTEQPQFLRSISLLQIANPSRGGIEAYGNLQNEVARLVTDVNGRHGEVDWTPIRYLNKGFSQAVLAGLYRTAQVGVVTPLHDGMNLVAKEYVAAQNPADPGVLVLSKFAGAANELDTALVVNPHDIDGMARAISIAASMPLTERKMRWEAMMKKLRGHTIQQWSADFVAELEKSRTEKSTVAPLTAQPPQALRWLKSAISGVRLI, encoded by the coding sequence GTGAATCTCGTCGTCGTGTCAAACCGCGTTGCGCGCGGCAAAGCCAACGAACCCATGACGGGCGGCCTCGCTGCCGCTCTGCTTCCCGTGGTGGAACATTCAGGAGCCATCTGGGTGGGTTCCTCGGGCCGGGTGCGCGATGGTCATCAGAAGGAACCGTTCGCCGAGATTGAAGCGCTCGGCACCGGTGCGCTGGCGACGCTGGATCTGCCGGCGGCGCATTACGGCGGCTATTACGAGGGCTTCGCCAATTCGGCGTTGTGGCCGGCGCTGCATTCGCGCAGCGATCTCATTCGCGTCTCGCACGGCGATTATCTCAGCTATCGCGAGGTCAACGCGTTCATGGCGCGCGCGCTGCTGCGTTTTCGCAAAGAGCGCACCGCCTTCTGGGTGCAGGATTATCATTTCCTCGCGCTCGGCGCGGAGCTACGCGAACTCGGCCTAGAGGATCCGATCGGCTTCTTCCTGCACACGCCGTGGCCGGTCCCCGCGGTGATCCAGGGCGTGCCGCATCATCGCGAGCTGATCGAGGCGATGCTCGGCTATGATCTCATCGGATTCCAGACCGCGGAGGATTGCCGGAATTTTCTCGGCTATGTCGGTCAGGAACTCGGATTGACGATCGAGGACGGCATCGTCACCTCCAAGCATGGCCGCACGCGATGCCAGGTGTTTCCGATCGGCATCGATGCGCAAAAATTCGCGCAGTATGCCGCCAAGTCGATCTCGCATCCCGACGTATCGCGGCTGCGCCGCAGCCTCAACGGCGAGAAGCTCGCGATCGGCGTCGACCGGCTCGACTACTCCAAGGGCCTCGTCAATCGCATCAGCGCGTTCGATCGCCTGTGGACCGAGCAGCCGCAGTTCTTGCGCAGCATCTCGCTGCTTCAGATCGCAAACCCCTCGCGCGGCGGCATCGAGGCCTATGGCAATCTCCAGAACGAGGTCGCGCGCCTCGTCACCGACGTCAACGGTCGCCACGGCGAGGTCGACTGGACGCCGATCCGGTATCTCAACAAGGGCTTTAGCCAGGCGGTGCTCGCGGGCCTCTATCGCACAGCGCAGGTCGGCGTGGTGACGCCGCTGCATGACGGCATGAACCTGGTTGCCAAGGAATATGTCGCCGCGCAAAACCCGGCCGATCCCGGCGTGCTCGTGCTGTCGAAATTCGCGGGCGCGGCCAACGAACTCGACACCGCGCTGGTGGTCAACCCGCACGACATCGACGGCATGGCGCGCGCGATCTCGATCGCAGCCTCGATGCCGCTCACCGAGCGCAAGATGCGCTGGGAGGCGATGATGAAGAAGCTGCGCGGGCACACCATCCAGCAATGGTCCGCCGACTTCGTTGCGGAGCTTGAGAAGAGCCGGACCGAGAAATCCACTGTCGCGCCATTGACCGCCCAGCCCCCGCAGGCGCTGCGCTGGCTGAAGTCGGCGATCTCGGGCGTGAGGTTGATTTAG
- a CDS encoding amino acid ABC transporter permease has product MNNWVWPIVVYLGQGLLITLWISLLTVVLATMLGLVIAALSQSTLTSARLIGRIYVDVFRGVPSLMILLFVFFALPQIGLRTGPLTAAVIGLGLWGGANIGEVFRGALNSIPHRQEQGARALGLSATEALVFVILPQAFRRALPPYVGQLTVLVQASALTSVVGVSDLLGSARQMIERLAYVGSGQSHAIEIYLGVLGVFFVICYALTALANAIERRLRY; this is encoded by the coding sequence ATGAACAATTGGGTTTGGCCCATCGTCGTTTACCTTGGTCAGGGACTTCTCATCACGTTGTGGATCTCGCTACTCACCGTCGTGTTGGCGACGATGCTTGGCCTCGTGATCGCAGCGTTGTCGCAGAGCACGCTCACTTCCGCGCGCCTGATCGGACGAATTTACGTCGATGTGTTCCGCGGCGTGCCGTCGCTGATGATCCTCCTCTTCGTGTTCTTCGCGCTTCCACAAATTGGCCTTCGCACGGGGCCACTCACGGCCGCCGTCATCGGACTGGGCCTTTGGGGTGGGGCGAACATCGGTGAAGTCTTTCGCGGTGCCTTGAATTCCATTCCACACCGCCAGGAGCAGGGCGCGCGAGCGCTTGGCCTTAGCGCAACGGAAGCTCTCGTGTTCGTTATTCTGCCGCAAGCGTTTCGGCGCGCGTTACCGCCCTATGTCGGGCAGCTAACCGTCCTCGTCCAAGCGAGCGCACTGACTTCCGTTGTCGGCGTCTCGGACCTCCTGGGATCGGCGCGTCAAATGATCGAAAGACTAGCCTATGTTGGGAGCGGACAGTCCCACGCTATCGAGATCTACCTGGGCGTACTGGGCGTGTTCTTTGTGATCTGCTACGCGTTGACTGCGCTGGCTAATGCCATCGAACGCCGTCTTCGGTACTGA
- a CDS encoding amino acid ABC transporter permease, which produces MQDDLATEVTALLMGLGNSLLISVIGIAIGIGIGVVLGAIRYARIPVASLVIVGFVNTFRCTPLLVQIFLLFYALPDIGISLTPFQTSWLALALWGGAYQTEVFRAAFDAVPKGEVTAARALGLPALQTFIDVTLPLALRIAITGATTTAITQFRSSSFMIVVGYQELTYVANRIVSDTFKVFETFGIACLMYLLVCSILSAVSRTFERRLAIPGLGVIK; this is translated from the coding sequence ATGCAAGACGATCTCGCGACCGAGGTTACGGCGCTACTGATGGGACTAGGCAACAGCCTCCTCATCAGCGTGATCGGTATAGCGATCGGAATCGGCATAGGAGTCGTGCTGGGAGCAATACGCTATGCACGAATCCCCGTGGCCAGCCTGGTGATCGTCGGGTTCGTGAATACATTCCGCTGCACGCCGCTACTCGTGCAGATCTTTCTTCTGTTCTACGCGCTACCGGATATCGGCATTAGTCTGACGCCATTCCAGACCTCTTGGCTCGCGCTGGCATTGTGGGGCGGCGCTTATCAAACGGAAGTCTTCAGAGCAGCCTTCGACGCCGTGCCGAAAGGTGAAGTGACAGCGGCCCGCGCTCTCGGCTTGCCGGCACTACAGACCTTTATCGACGTGACGTTGCCGCTCGCGCTGCGAATCGCAATCACGGGAGCAACGACCACGGCGATTACGCAATTCAGGTCGTCGTCCTTTATGATCGTCGTCGGCTACCAGGAACTGACCTATGTCGCCAACCGGATCGTCTCCGATACCTTCAAGGTGTTCGAGACCTTCGGCATTGCTTGTCTCATGTATCTGCTCGTGTGCAGCATTCTCAGCGCTGTGTCGCGCACGTTCGAGCGCAGGCTGGCGATTCCTGGACTGGGAGTTATTAAATGA
- a CDS encoding transporter substrate-binding domain-containing protein has product MITPKCLAAIAGLSFAMLGLPAIAQTKVDVPLPADLATPNVLTIGINCQYPPAGYVGLDGKPAGFEYGLVKRIAAFAFGSEAGLQTQCVNDSNRIPFLQSGKVDLVLASLARTPARAEQVDFSDPIWLSNLQLVVKKDSPINNYADLAGHTVVTVTGSTYQTWLQKCHPKANLITAQSPADASTMLVQGRSDAFAYIDVYDYNFVQNNKNFKVVGELASPAIQGIGVKKGNAAMLAWINAVIAKMREEDAFYKAFADEVKDPTMIAKYRNVVPEPKVKLDYAGVDPLECKS; this is encoded by the coding sequence ATGATTACGCCGAAATGTTTAGCTGCGATCGCGGGTCTGTCGTTTGCCATGCTGGGGTTACCGGCCATCGCGCAAACCAAGGTAGACGTGCCGCTGCCCGCGGACCTCGCAACACCAAACGTCCTGACGATCGGCATCAACTGCCAGTATCCGCCCGCGGGCTATGTCGGCCTCGATGGAAAGCCAGCCGGTTTTGAGTACGGACTTGTCAAGCGCATTGCCGCATTTGCCTTCGGCAGTGAAGCCGGTCTCCAGACCCAATGCGTGAACGACAGCAACCGGATTCCATTTCTGCAATCGGGCAAGGTCGACCTCGTGCTCGCCTCCCTCGCGCGCACTCCGGCGCGAGCCGAGCAGGTCGACTTCTCGGACCCGATCTGGTTGAGCAATCTTCAGCTCGTCGTGAAGAAGGATTCTCCGATCAACAATTATGCTGACCTCGCGGGGCACACGGTCGTGACGGTGACAGGAAGCACCTATCAGACCTGGCTCCAGAAGTGTCACCCAAAAGCGAACCTGATCACAGCGCAAAGCCCGGCTGACGCCTCGACGATGTTGGTGCAGGGTCGCAGTGACGCCTTCGCTTACATCGACGTTTACGACTACAATTTTGTGCAGAACAACAAGAACTTCAAAGTCGTTGGCGAACTCGCCTCACCCGCGATCCAGGGTATCGGGGTGAAGAAGGGCAATGCGGCCATGCTTGCCTGGATCAATGCCGTGATCGCCAAGATGCGCGAGGAGGACGCCTTCTACAAGGCCTTCGCTGACGAAGTGAAGGATCCAACCATGATCGCGAAGTATCGCAATGTCGTCCCAGAGCCGAAGGTCAAGCTCGACTATGCCGGCGTCGATCCCCTCGAGTGTAAGTCCTGA
- a CDS encoding amino acid ABC transporter ATP-binding protein has translation MSTGSTVPFLDLRGIRVSYGSNEVLKGVDLSVRQGEVVVIIGASGSGKSSLLRTVNMLQPVAGGEIVLEGENLLSGKQDVNKVRQRVGMVFQHYNLFPHLTVLKNLTLVPRRVLKEPIAESEARARDLLAKVGLADKAGSYPDQLSGGQQQRVAIARALMMRPHVMLFDEVTSALDPQLVREVLNVMKDLARSGMTMLVVTHEMNFAREVGDTLVFMADGVVVEKGHPADILDRPSHDRTRQFLSHTDA, from the coding sequence ATGTCGACCGGATCAACCGTACCCTTCCTCGATTTGCGCGGAATTCGCGTTTCGTACGGATCAAATGAAGTCCTGAAGGGTGTTGACCTGTCCGTCCGGCAAGGCGAGGTCGTCGTCATTATCGGCGCGAGCGGCAGCGGCAAGAGTTCGCTGCTGCGGACGGTCAACATGCTTCAGCCGGTTGCCGGCGGGGAGATCGTGCTGGAGGGCGAGAACCTGCTCTCTGGCAAGCAGGACGTGAATAAGGTCCGCCAGCGCGTGGGGATGGTGTTCCAGCACTACAACCTGTTTCCGCACCTCACCGTCCTGAAAAACCTAACCTTGGTCCCGCGACGCGTCTTGAAGGAGCCGATTGCGGAATCGGAAGCTCGAGCCCGGGACCTGCTCGCGAAGGTCGGACTGGCGGACAAAGCCGGCAGCTATCCGGACCAGCTTTCCGGAGGCCAGCAGCAGCGGGTCGCCATCGCTCGGGCTCTGATGATGCGTCCCCACGTGATGTTATTCGATGAGGTCACATCAGCGCTCGACCCTCAGCTCGTGCGCGAGGTCTTGAACGTCATGAAGGATCTCGCCCGCTCCGGCATGACCATGCTCGTCGTAACGCATGAAATGAACTTTGCGCGCGAGGTCGGCGACACGCTCGTGTTCATGGCCGACGGCGTGGTCGTCGAAAAGGGACACCCGGCCGACATCCTCGATCGACCGAGTCACGACCGAACTCGGCAGTTCCTATCACACACCGACGCCTGA
- a CDS encoding glutamate cyclase domain-containing protein, with amino-acid sequence MSAVNTTFAGLDDRLDRLVNLDLGGRGVEHLYEVARTRQGGSLCGAAAEALAAIPAGATVVVTTGSVSRAWISPTIGENDGPAGAAAIVRALALSKRVTCVVVAEETLLDGTAKILTSAGLSVLPYDQARIASGDGSLAVASTRSFPVTDGEAKAASAVLLDELKPALVFSTERVGRNADGIYCSMRGIDYGMGRARIDHLFDEALARGIPSVCVGDGGNEIGMGVVADAVRRHVKFGDARPEGGAGIGAVTRTDVLVTAACSNWGCYAILGALAARLKRPDLLHTPKMEENLLRRGVDIGLINSVGNVVDADVDGIPLQTHVAMADLISAIVRPAFR; translated from the coding sequence ATGAGCGCCGTCAACACGACATTCGCAGGCCTGGATGACCGGCTCGATCGGCTGGTTAATCTCGATCTCGGCGGCCGAGGTGTCGAACATCTTTACGAAGTAGCGCGCACACGCCAAGGCGGTTCCCTGTGCGGCGCCGCCGCCGAGGCGCTCGCTGCGATTCCCGCGGGCGCGACCGTGGTGGTGACCACGGGCTCCGTTTCGCGTGCCTGGATCTCACCGACCATCGGCGAGAACGACGGCCCCGCCGGCGCCGCCGCGATCGTTCGGGCTCTTGCTCTATCCAAGCGCGTGACCTGCGTGGTCGTCGCGGAGGAAACTCTGCTCGACGGTACCGCCAAGATCCTGACCAGCGCCGGCCTTTCGGTATTGCCCTACGATCAGGCGCGGATTGCGAGCGGCGATGGAAGCCTCGCCGTCGCCAGCACGCGTTCCTTTCCTGTGACAGACGGCGAGGCGAAGGCCGCCTCCGCCGTCTTGCTCGACGAGTTGAAGCCAGCGCTGGTTTTCTCAACGGAGCGGGTCGGGCGTAACGCCGACGGCATCTACTGCTCGATGCGCGGCATCGACTACGGCATGGGGCGGGCGCGGATCGACCACCTGTTCGACGAAGCGCTTGCGCGTGGGATTCCGAGCGTCTGCGTGGGCGACGGGGGCAACGAGATCGGCATGGGCGTGGTCGCTGACGCGGTGCGGCGCCACGTGAAGTTCGGCGATGCGCGGCCGGAAGGTGGTGCCGGTATCGGCGCTGTGACCCGTACCGATGTGCTTGTCACCGCCGCCTGCTCGAACTGGGGTTGCTACGCCATCCTAGGGGCACTCGCAGCACGCCTGAAGCGGCCCGACCTCCTCCATACGCCCAAAATGGAGGAAAACCTGCTGCGCCGCGGTGTCGATATCGGCTTGATCAACTCGGTCGGCAACGTCGTCGACGCCGACGTCGACGGGATTCCTCTCCAGACGCATGTCGCGATGGCCGATCTGATCTCGGCGATCGTTCGACCAGCGTTCCGATGA